A genomic stretch from Bradyrhizobium sp. 195 includes:
- the flbT gene encoding flagellar biosynthesis repressor FlbT, protein MALKVELRPHERIIVGNCVITNTDQRARLLIDGDNVPILRERDILTPETADTPAKLVYLAVQLMYISPDPQTQHGTYFNLVRDIVTAVPSAWPIIEAINNNILNGDLYRALKDARKLIAYEEKLRSQFEATHPKADADNADVSSAA, encoded by the coding sequence ATGGCCCTCAAGGTCGAGCTCAGGCCGCACGAACGTATCATCGTCGGTAACTGCGTGATTACCAACACGGACCAGCGTGCCCGCCTCCTGATCGACGGCGACAACGTGCCGATCCTGCGCGAGCGCGACATCCTCACGCCCGAGACCGCCGATACGCCGGCCAAGCTCGTCTATCTGGCGGTCCAGCTCATGTACATCTCGCCGGATCCGCAGACCCAGCACGGCACCTATTTCAACCTGGTGCGCGACATCGTCACCGCGGTGCCGAGCGCCTGGCCGATTATCGAGGCCATCAACAACAACATCCTGAACGGCGACCTCTACCGGGCGCTAAAGGACGCCCGCAAGCTGATCGCCTATGAAGAGAAGCTGCGCAGCCAATTCGAGGCCACCCATCCCAAGGCGGACGCGGACAACGCCGACGTGAGCTCCGCCGCCTGA
- a CDS encoding DUF1522 domain-containing protein, with amino-acid sequence MSGIVLSSSVRQNLLSLQSTADLLATTQNRLSTGKSVNSALDNPTNFFTAQSLDNRASDINNLLDGIANGVQVLQAANTGITSLQKLIDSAKSIANQALQTTVGYSTKSNVSATISGATAADLRGTTSFASATASSNVVFSGAAGGTTAASGTTTLGATIGTFTGTAGTAGDGTAALTGAITLIATNGTTATGLAGNAQPADGDTLTVNGKTITFRSGSAPASTGVASGSGVSGNLVTDGSGNTTVYLGTAGTPAATVNDLLTAVDLASGVKTASITAGAATIATSFNQTASSVGAGAVTLKSSTGADLSVTGKADLLKSLGLTTSVGGGNATVSVNRTTSAGSLGATIADGSTLNVDGHVITFKNAPIPGSTGAPSVPSGFGASGNVLTDGAGNSTVYLQGGTVNDVLKAIDLATGVQTATVNANGTATLATATGQTNSSINASGQLKLSTGVNADLSITGTGNALNALGLAGNTGTATAFTAARTSGVGGISGKTLTFSSFNGGTAVNVTFGDGTNGTVKTLDQLNTKLQANNLTATIDANGLLTVSTTNDYASSTIGSSAAGGAIGGTLTSSLTFSTASTPVQDTVAQTARANLVSQYNNILNQIDTTSQDSSFNGVNLLNGDQLKLVFDETGKSNLSITGVTYNSKGLGLAALTSGVDFIDNSATNKVLSNLNAASSTLRSEASSLGSNLSVVQVRQDFNKSLINVLQTGSSNLTLADTNTEAANSQALSTRQSIAVSALSLANQSQQSVLQLLR; translated from the coding sequence ATGTCAGGTATCGTCCTCTCCTCATCGGTTCGTCAGAACCTGCTCTCCCTCCAGTCCACCGCTGACCTCCTCGCCACCACGCAGAACCGTCTGTCGACCGGCAAGAGCGTCAACTCGGCCCTGGACAATCCCACCAACTTCTTCACCGCACAGTCGCTCGACAACCGCGCCAGCGACATCAACAATCTGCTCGACGGCATCGCCAACGGCGTGCAGGTGCTGCAGGCTGCCAACACCGGCATCACCTCGCTGCAGAAGCTGATCGACAGCGCCAAGTCGATCGCCAACCAGGCGCTGCAGACCACCGTCGGCTACTCCACCAAGTCGAACGTCTCCGCCACCATCTCGGGTGCGACGGCGGCCGACCTGCGTGGCACGACTTCGTTCGCCAGCGCGACGGCGAGCAGCAACGTTGTGTTTAGCGGCGCTGCCGGCGGCACGACGGCTGCGAGCGGCACCACGACGCTCGGCGCCACCATCGGCACCTTCACGGGCACTGCGGGAACGGCCGGCGACGGCACCGCGGCCTTGACCGGCGCCATCACCCTGATCGCCACCAACGGCACGACCGCAACAGGCCTGGCCGGCAACGCCCAGCCCGCCGACGGCGACACGCTGACCGTGAACGGCAAGACCATCACCTTCCGCTCGGGTTCTGCTCCGGCGTCAACTGGGGTTGCGTCCGGCTCTGGCGTCAGCGGCAACCTCGTCACCGACGGCAGCGGCAACACCACGGTCTATCTCGGGACCGCGGGCACCCCGGCTGCGACCGTCAACGATCTGTTGACCGCGGTCGATCTGGCCAGCGGCGTCAAGACGGCCTCCATCACTGCCGGCGCTGCGACCATCGCCACCAGCTTCAACCAGACCGCTTCGAGCGTTGGTGCGGGCGCCGTCACGCTGAAGAGCTCGACGGGTGCGGATCTGAGCGTCACCGGCAAGGCCGACCTGCTCAAGTCTCTCGGCTTGACCACGTCTGTGGGGGGCGGCAACGCTACCGTGAGCGTCAACCGGACCACGAGCGCGGGCTCGCTCGGTGCGACGATCGCGGACGGCTCGACGCTGAACGTCGACGGTCACGTCATCACCTTCAAGAACGCGCCGATCCCGGGTTCGACCGGTGCGCCGAGCGTTCCGAGCGGCTTCGGTGCGAGCGGCAACGTTCTCACGGATGGCGCCGGCAACTCGACGGTCTATCTGCAGGGCGGTACGGTCAATGACGTGCTGAAGGCGATCGATCTTGCCACCGGCGTGCAGACCGCGACGGTCAATGCCAACGGCACCGCGACGCTTGCGACCGCCACCGGCCAGACCAACTCGTCGATCAACGCCTCGGGTCAGCTCAAGCTATCGACCGGCGTCAACGCCGATCTGTCGATCACCGGCACCGGCAACGCGCTGAATGCGCTTGGCCTCGCCGGCAACACCGGAACGGCGACCGCCTTCACCGCGGCGCGCACTTCGGGCGTCGGCGGCATCAGCGGCAAGACCTTGACCTTCTCCTCCTTCAACGGCGGCACGGCGGTCAACGTCACCTTCGGCGACGGCACCAATGGCACGGTCAAGACGCTCGATCAGCTCAACACCAAGCTTCAGGCCAACAACCTGACGGCGACGATCGACGCCAACGGCCTGCTGACGGTCTCGACCACCAACGACTACGCGTCCTCGACCATCGGTTCGAGCGCCGCAGGTGGTGCGATCGGCGGTACGCTGACCTCGTCGCTGACCTTCTCGACGGCTTCCACCCCCGTCCAGGATACGGTTGCTCAGACGGCTCGCGCCAATCTGGTGTCTCAGTACAACAACATCCTGAACCAGATCGACACGACCTCGCAGGACTCCTCGTTCAACGGTGTCAACCTCCTGAACGGCGACCAGCTCAAGCTGGTGTTCGACGAAACCGGCAAGTCGAACCTCAGCATCACGGGCGTGACCTACAACTCCAAGGGTCTGGGCCTCGCTGCGTTGACCAGCGGTGTCGACTTCATCGACAACTCCGCGACCAACAAGGTGCTGTCGAACCTGAACGCCGCGTCGAGCACGCTGCGCTCGGAAGCCTCGAGCCTCGGCTCGAACCTCTCGGTGGTGCAGGTTCGTCAGGACTTCAACAAGAGCCTGATCAACGTGCTGCAGACCGGCTCGTCCAACCTGACCC
- a CDS encoding flagellar protein translates to MSISSINYSSSVLGSQIRNINQQLTDLSTQLSTGKLSQNYSGMGTNEGFAIAGRAQLSNIAAYTDTITNVNVSINLANTALQSLTKIRSTVQTGAANTAQDLNVNGQTIAQNTAAAQFGSMVGVLNTQTGNRYLFSGTAVNTQSVADAGDIINGTTTQAGFKTVMAERQAADLGANGMGRLVLATPQPTPSSVQVSEDVAGSPFGLKIKAVSSTLTGATVTGPSGSPVSFSVDLNGINPNNGDKLSVQFTLPDGTTEQIDLTASTATPTPLGSFAIDASTPVNPNNTALNLNNALNIAIQKLAGTSLVAASAVTAGDNFFNTASSAIGAPKTSQAGPLVPISGATALSGASPTDSISPGFVAGDTITVNGTTLTFVATGATGNQLNVGDSIQTLMSKIDAITGTSKPSTVHGGSITINTDDAASLNITSSNTGALGSLGFASTPVTATQPPLRVGSSPASSATTLVNGSATTVKWYLGNDGPGSARSTAMARVDDSVTVQYGAQANEDAIRRQLQATAVFGTFSTSPTGQYSGGQVAALSLRVTQALTQQPGQQRIEDIQTDIAMAQNTMKDASTRQTQAKAQLQTIIDQAESASPDQVASEILALQNALQASYQVTSNLAQLSLVKFL, encoded by the coding sequence ATGTCGATCAGCAGCATCAACTACTCCTCGTCGGTTCTCGGCTCGCAGATCCGCAACATCAATCAGCAGCTCACGGACCTGTCGACGCAGCTCTCGACCGGGAAGCTGTCGCAGAACTATTCCGGGATGGGAACCAACGAGGGCTTTGCGATCGCCGGGCGCGCGCAGCTCTCCAACATCGCCGCCTATACCGACACGATCACCAACGTCAATGTCAGCATCAACCTCGCCAACACCGCGTTGCAGTCGCTGACCAAGATCCGCAGCACTGTGCAGACGGGCGCCGCCAACACCGCGCAGGACCTCAACGTCAACGGCCAGACCATCGCGCAGAACACCGCCGCCGCCCAGTTCGGCTCGATGGTCGGCGTGCTCAACACGCAGACGGGCAACCGCTATCTGTTCTCCGGGACCGCCGTCAACACGCAGTCGGTTGCGGACGCCGGCGACATCATCAACGGCACGACGACGCAAGCGGGATTCAAGACCGTCATGGCGGAGCGCCAGGCCGCCGACTTGGGGGCCAACGGCATGGGCCGCCTGGTACTGGCAACGCCACAGCCGACGCCGAGCTCGGTCCAGGTGTCGGAAGACGTCGCGGGCTCGCCGTTCGGCCTCAAGATCAAGGCGGTCTCCTCGACGCTGACAGGCGCGACCGTCACCGGCCCGAGCGGATCGCCGGTGTCGTTCTCGGTTGATCTCAACGGCATCAATCCGAACAACGGCGACAAGCTCAGCGTTCAGTTCACGCTGCCGGACGGCACGACCGAGCAGATCGACCTGACCGCATCGACGGCGACGCCGACGCCGCTCGGCAGCTTCGCGATCGATGCGAGCACGCCGGTCAACCCGAACAACACGGCCTTGAACCTCAACAACGCATTGAACATCGCGATCCAGAAGCTCGCAGGCACCTCGCTGGTTGCGGCGTCCGCCGTGACCGCCGGTGACAATTTCTTCAACACCGCAAGCTCTGCGATCGGCGCGCCCAAGACCAGCCAGGCGGGCCCCCTCGTACCGATCAGCGGAGCGACAGCGCTGTCCGGTGCGAGCCCGACGGACTCGATCTCGCCGGGTTTCGTCGCCGGCGACACCATCACCGTCAACGGCACCACGCTGACCTTCGTGGCCACGGGCGCGACCGGCAACCAGCTCAACGTCGGCGACAGCATCCAGACGCTGATGAGCAAGATCGACGCGATCACGGGGACGTCGAAGCCGTCGACGGTCCACGGCGGTTCGATCACGATCAACACCGACGATGCGGCCAGCCTGAATATCACCAGCTCGAATACGGGCGCGCTGGGCTCGCTCGGTTTTGCCTCGACGCCCGTGACCGCCACGCAGCCGCCGCTCCGCGTCGGCTCCTCGCCCGCGAGCTCGGCGACGACGCTGGTCAACGGCTCGGCCACCACCGTGAAATGGTACCTGGGCAATGACGGGCCCGGCTCGGCGCGCTCGACCGCGATGGCGCGGGTCGACGATTCCGTCACGGTGCAGTATGGCGCCCAGGCGAATGAGGACGCGATCCGCCGGCAATTGCAGGCGACCGCGGTGTTCGGGACCTTCTCGACCTCGCCGACCGGACAATATTCGGGCGGGCAGGTCGCCGCGCTGAGCCTGCGGGTGACCCAGGCGCTGACGCAGCAGCCTGGTCAGCAGCGCATCGAGGACATCCAGACCGACATCGCGATGGCCCAGAACACGATGAAGGACGCGAGCACGCGCCAGACCCAGGCCAAGGCGCAGCTCCAGACCATCATCGACCAGGCGGAATCGGCCTCGCCGGACCAGGTCGCGAGCGAGATCCTGGCGCTCCAGAACGCGCTTCAGGCCTCCTACCAGGTGACATCGAACCTGGCGCAGCTTTCGCTCGTCAAGTTCCTGTAA
- a CDS encoding pyridoxal phosphate-dependent decarboxylase family protein, with protein sequence MNEIVRNAQSSVAHASLDPQDWSAFRALAHRMLDETIDGIADVRARPVWQPIPDATRAAFKADVPREASDLAEVYREFAEHVAPFATGNVHPGFMGWVHGGGTAVGMLAEMLAAGLNANLGGRDHMPIEVERQIVDWMRRLFAFPDSASGIFVTGTSMANLMAVLVARTNALGTLARQYGIGNDGALLTAYTSQAAHGCVSRAMDIAGLGTDALRKIAVDADHRIDVAALRAQIAVDREVGFKPFLIVASAGTVDIGAIDDLKAIAQLCREEGIWFHVDGAFGALAIFSPELAPLLGGIELADSIALDFHKWGQVPYDAGFLLVRDGEQHRQAFAQPAAYLRREARGLAAGAVWPCDLGPDLSRGFRALKTWFTLKTFGIDRLGATIARSCALAKYLETRILAEPRLELLAPVNLNIVCFRYRADDAINREIVADIQESGIAAPSSTTLNGKFAIRAAIVNHRTEEADIDALVAAVLEFGGRRCGDGMIEVEAPPLAAQ encoded by the coding sequence ATGAACGAGATCGTCCGCAACGCGCAAAGCTCCGTCGCGCACGCCTCGCTCGACCCGCAGGACTGGAGCGCATTTCGCGCGCTCGCCCATCGCATGCTGGACGAGACGATCGACGGCATCGCCGACGTTCGGGCGCGCCCGGTCTGGCAGCCGATCCCCGATGCGACCCGCGCGGCCTTCAAGGCAGACGTGCCGCGCGAGGCGAGCGACCTCGCCGAGGTCTATCGCGAATTCGCCGAGCACGTCGCGCCGTTTGCGACCGGCAACGTCCATCCCGGCTTCATGGGCTGGGTGCATGGCGGCGGCACCGCGGTCGGCATGCTCGCGGAAATGCTCGCAGCCGGTCTCAACGCCAATCTCGGTGGTCGCGATCACATGCCGATCGAGGTCGAGCGCCAGATCGTGGACTGGATGCGCCGCCTGTTCGCCTTTCCGGACAGCGCGAGCGGCATCTTCGTCACGGGCACGTCGATGGCCAATCTAATGGCGGTGCTGGTGGCGCGCACGAACGCGCTCGGCACGCTGGCGCGGCAATACGGCATCGGCAACGATGGCGCTCTGCTCACGGCCTATACCTCGCAGGCCGCGCATGGCTGCGTCTCCAGGGCGATGGACATTGCCGGGCTCGGCACGGATGCGCTGCGCAAGATCGCCGTCGATGCCGATCATCGCATCGATGTTGCCGCGCTACGCGCGCAAATCGCCGTTGATCGCGAGGTCGGCTTCAAGCCGTTCCTGATCGTTGCCTCTGCCGGCACGGTCGACATCGGTGCGATCGACGACCTCAAGGCCATCGCGCAGCTGTGCCGCGAGGAGGGGATCTGGTTTCACGTCGACGGTGCTTTCGGTGCGCTCGCGATCTTCTCGCCCGAGCTCGCGCCGCTGCTCGGCGGCATCGAGCTCGCCGATTCCATCGCGCTCGATTTCCACAAATGGGGACAGGTGCCTTACGATGCCGGCTTCCTGCTGGTACGTGACGGCGAGCAGCATCGGCAGGCCTTTGCGCAGCCGGCGGCCTATCTGCGGCGTGAGGCGAGGGGGCTTGCGGCGGGGGCGGTCTGGCCCTGCGATCTCGGACCCGATCTGTCGCGCGGCTTCCGTGCGTTGAAGACCTGGTTCACGCTGAAGACGTTCGGCATCGACCGGCTGGGTGCGACGATCGCGCGAAGCTGCGCGCTCGCGAAATATCTGGAGACGCGCATTCTTGCCGAGCCGCGCCTGGAATTGCTGGCGCCGGTCAACCTCAACATCGTCTGCTTCCGCTACCGTGCCGATGATGCGATCAATCGCGAGATCGTCGCCGATATTCAGGAGTCCGGAATAGCAGCGCCGTCGAGCACGACGCTGAACGGCAAGTTTGCGATCCGCGCTGCGATCGTCAATCACCGTACCGAGGAGGCGGACATCGATGCGCTGGTCGCGGCCGTGCTGGAGTTTGGCGGCCGGCGGTGCGGCGACGGAATGATCGAGGTCGAAGCGCCGCCGCTCGCGGCGCAATAG
- a CDS encoding ATP-grasp domain-containing protein, whose amino-acid sequence MQHPVSAPIGMTAANYADRIGFAQLTRRAFEGVDLHPLRDQMLTRIAAGTALAGEALDLSLITQLLGDKDQGLAIQSEVLAFHQLFRTPSAAPKPGLRVLALAADIDMGGNTPIDFLLEDSDIELLTLYVVKGAGLPEILPEHDVAIVVASDSEECREALALIEKAAPHWPRPLLNRPDRIGNLDRDKLHRLLAGVPGLDIPATIHATRAQLLDLSREQIACRDVADELRFPMIARPRGSHAGVGLAKLDDAAALAAYLSARDDQDFFVARFVDYVNADGLYRKYRLAMVDGKPYACHMAIADRWDIWYLNAYMAFSEEKRAEEAVFMREFDSAFAARHRSALDEMSKRVGLDYFIVDCAENQDNELLVFEADNTAVVHNMDSPDVFPYKPPQMRKIFAAFSAMLSRHARAGEGSAT is encoded by the coding sequence ATGCAGCATCCGGTTTCCGCGCCAATCGGCATGACCGCGGCGAACTATGCCGACCGCATCGGCTTTGCGCAGCTGACGCGCCGGGCCTTCGAAGGCGTCGACCTGCATCCGTTGCGCGACCAGATGCTGACGCGGATCGCGGCGGGGACCGCGCTGGCGGGCGAAGCGCTCGATCTGTCGTTGATCACCCAGCTTCTCGGCGACAAGGATCAGGGGCTCGCGATCCAGTCGGAGGTGCTCGCCTTCCATCAATTGTTTCGCACGCCGAGTGCTGCTCCGAAACCGGGCCTGCGCGTGCTCGCGCTTGCCGCCGACATCGATATGGGTGGCAACACGCCGATCGATTTTCTGCTCGAAGACTCCGACATCGAGCTGTTGACGCTCTACGTGGTCAAGGGCGCCGGTCTGCCGGAGATTTTGCCCGAGCACGACGTTGCCATCGTGGTTGCCTCGGATTCCGAGGAATGCCGCGAGGCGCTCGCGTTGATCGAGAAGGCCGCACCGCACTGGCCGCGGCCGCTGCTCAATCGTCCTGATCGCATCGGCAATCTCGATCGCGACAAGCTGCATCGGCTGCTGGCCGGCGTGCCGGGTCTCGACATTCCCGCGACCATCCACGCGACGCGCGCGCAATTGCTGGATCTTTCGCGAGAGCAGATCGCTTGCCGGGACGTTGCGGATGAACTGCGCTTTCCGATGATCGCGCGGCCGCGCGGCTCGCATGCCGGCGTCGGGCTCGCGAAGCTCGACGATGCGGCGGCGCTCGCAGCTTATCTTTCCGCACGCGACGACCAGGATTTCTTCGTCGCGCGCTTCGTCGACTACGTGAACGCGGACGGCCTCTATCGCAAATATCGCCTCGCGATGGTCGACGGCAAGCCTTACGCCTGCCACATGGCGATCGCCGACCGCTGGGATATTTGGTATCTCAACGCCTACATGGCGTTCAGCGAGGAGAAACGGGCCGAGGAAGCCGTCTTCATGCGCGAGTTCGACAGCGCCTTCGCAGCGCGCCACAGAAGCGCGCTCGATGAGATGAGCAAGCGCGTCGGCCTCGATTATTTCATCGTCGATTGCGCCGAGAACCAGGACAACGAGCTCCTGGTCTTCGAAGCCGACAACACCGCCGTCGTGCACAACATGGATTCGCCGGACGTGTTTCCTTACAAGCCGCCGCAGATGCGCAAGATCTTCGCGGCGTTCTCGGCGATGCTGTCGCGGCATGCAAGAGCAGGCGAGGGGAGTGCAACATGA